The Hydrogenobacter sp. genome contains a region encoding:
- a CDS encoding GTP-binding protein, translating into MAKEKFVREKEHVNVGTIGHVDHGKSTLTSAITCVLAAGILQG; encoded by the coding sequence ATGGCAAAGGAGAAGTTTGTAAGGGAAAAGGAGCATGTTAACGTGGGAACTATAGGACACGTTGACCACGGAAAGTCAACGCTTACGTCCGCCATCACCTGCGTACTTGCAGCAGGTATACTCCAAGGT